The DNA sequence TTTCTCGGCCTCGGCATGCGCGTGCGCTGCATCGTGATGGCGCGGGTTTTCTTCCTGCACGAGGAGCTGACACGCGCGTTCAAGCAGCTGCGCGCGACTGATCGGCAATGCCTCGTCGCTCGCTGCGACCTCGCCGATTAGCCGCAGCGTCAGTGGATTTTTGTAGATTTCTTCAAGACCACGGTCGGCGAGATGGGTAAGCGCCCCATCGGCATCTACGGAAGGAAAATTACGTCGAAGAAAATGCGTCGCGTCACCGCGGTCGAATGCCAACAAGTGGAGGAGGATTGCCGGTCGCCCATAGTCGTCCTCGATCTTGATTCGATCGGCCGCCCCGCGCCAGTCAACCTCGCGGCTCGAAAGGATGAAGCGTGGATAGCCAAGCTTCGAGAGCTGGGTGAGGATAGCATCAACGCCGCCCCCCACGGTCGCGGACGCGATCTCATCCAGACCGTCGATGACAAGGCATTCGCCGTTGGGGATCAAGTGTTGAGGCTGAGCATTGCGCACAAAACTTGCCGCGCGGACATAGACGAAGCCAGTCTGTCGCCCGATGGCCTGTGCCAGCACACTCTTGCCTATGCCTGGATCGCCAAGGATGACGACGGGGCCATCAAGATCAAGGATCGCCGCCTGATCGATGATGACCGACACGCGCGTAGTGGGATCTTCGCGTTCCAGCCTCCGGTCGATTACTATACTTGGTTCCACATCCGCCATGGATACAAATAAACACTGCTGCTCTTTTCAATCAATGCGCAGATTCTTCAGAAAGGCGCGAAGTCGACGCCCCGTTTCCGACGGGAGTATCGGCTATCCCAATCTGCGCTACTGAAGGGGGCCTTTCCGGACCGCCCAACAAATCAGCCTTCACCGGCACCCGATCAACGCCCTCTGCGCCTTCCAATCCATCGGCAGCTCGATCTCGCTGAGCCGCTTGGCGGTCAGCGTTGCAGGCTGCCTGCCCTCGACAATGGCGGTTACGATGTCCGGCGCGAGGCAGGAGAGCCTGACCAGCTTGCCCAGCCTCGTCCGGCAGCGTCCATGCTCCGCGCCAAGCGCGTGGAGCGATTTCTCCGGATTGGCGAGCACGAGCCTGCGCGCGGCAGCAGCCTCGGCGAGCAGGGCCAGCAGCCTGGTGTCGTGCCTTGCCGGTTCCGGTGCGAGCGATGTGGGACCTGGCACCACGAGCCGGAGCTGATGCCCCTTGCGCACCTTGGCGATCGGCAAGGTGAGCAGGATGGGTTCAGCTTGCACCTGGTGATCGTGCGCGACCTCCAGCGCCGCGAGCAGTCTGGCGCGTGAGAGGCTCATTTCGATGCTCTGAGAGGTCAGTGAGACCCGCTCAATGAGCTTCTCAATGACCTCCAACCGGTCATGCGCGCTGCCGCTGCGCAAGCTGGCCGCCATGAGATCCGCCCGCTTGAGCATGCGCTGGATGGTCTCGGCAGTGGCGCCCGGCACCAGAGAGCACAGGTCCGCGCTCTCGGACAGGAAGTCTGACAGACGCGTGCAGACGAGCTTCTCGACATCGCCTGCCGCCACCCGCCATGCCGGTCTGCCATCGATGAGGTCGGGCCGGGTATTGTAATAGCGGTAGCGCTTGCCGGTCTTGGTCGCATGGCTGGGCGTCATCGCCCTACCCTCACCGTCGAACAGGAGGCCAGTGAGCAGGCTCGGCTGCTGCGCGCGGATGCGCCGCGAGGTGCCTTGCGCTTGCGCCTTGAGCTTGGCCTGGACCGCTTCCCACAGCGGCGCCTCGATCACCTGGGCGTGCTCGCCGGGGTAAGCCTCGCCCTTGTGGACGATCTTGCCGATGTAGATCGGGTTGGCGAGCAAGTGGTAAAGCGTGCCACGACGGAACTCGCAGCCGCCCCGGTGCGGACCGCTGGCGCGGATCTGGACCTTGGTGCGGTGACCGTTGCGGTTGAGCTCGCCGGCGAGGTCATCGACCGACGGCAGCTCAAGGTAACGCCGGTAGATGTGCCGGACGAGCTCTGCTTCGGCCGGGTTGATGATCAGCCTGCGGTTCTCGACGTCGTAGCCTAGCGGCACGGTGCCACCCATCCAGAGACCCTTGCGCTTGGAGGCCGCGATCTTGTCCCGGATGCGCTCGCCGGTGACCTCGCGCTCGAACTGGGCGAAGCTGAGCAGCATATTGAGCGTGAGCCGCCCCATCGAGGTGGTGGTGTTGAACGACTGGGTGATCGAGACGAAGCTGGCCCCTGCCTTGTCGAGCACCTCGACGATCTTGGCGAAGTCGGCAAGGCTGCGGGTCAGGCGGTCGATCTTGTAGAGCAGGATGATGTCGACCTTGCCGGCCGCGACATCGGCCAGCAGGCGTGAGAGGCCCGGCCTCTGCATGTTGCCGCCCGAGAACCCGCCATCATCGTAGCGCTCGGGGTTGAGCGCCCAGCCCTCGTGCCGCTGGCTCAGCGCATAGGCTGCGCAAGCCTCGTATTGCGCATCGAGGCTGTTGAACTCCTGGTCGAGACCATCCTCGGTGGACTTGCGGGTGTAGACCGCACAGCGAAGGATCTTCTCAGCCATTGCGCCTCAGTCCGAAGAAGCGCGGACCTGACCAGTGAGCACCTGTTACCGCGCGGGCAATCTCGCTCAGCGAGCGCCAGGTCTGCCCTTCGTAGAGGAACCCCTCCTCAAGCACCTCGACGCTGATCGTACGGCCGTTCCACTCGCGGATGAGGCGGGTGCCTTGCGAGAGGACCGGTGCGCGCTGGATTACCGGCGCGGCCCTCTCGCCTGCGGCGATGCGTTCGAGTTCGCGCGACACGACCGCCGGCAGGCGGCCCAGCCGCTTCTCCTGCAAGTGCTGGGCGAGCAGGCGGCGCAGCAGGCCTGCC is a window from the Novosphingobium sp. TH158 genome containing:
- a CDS encoding NACHT domain-containing NTPase, which codes for MADVEPSIVIDRRLEREDPTTRVSVIIDQAAILDLDGPVVILGDPGIGKSVLAQAIGRQTGFVYVRAASFVRNAQPQHLIPNGECLVIDGLDEIASATVGGGVDAILTQLSKLGYPRFILSSREVDWRGAADRIKIEDDYGRPAILLHLLAFDRGDATHFLRRNFPSVDADGALTHLADRGLEEIYKNPLTLRLIGEVAASDEALPISRAQLLERACQLLVQEENPRHHDAAHAHAEAEKLLLAAGAYAATQLLCDLAGLFNGPAGTIPDSCIHVGSIAALPHAEAIDAALHTRLVEAEGGQRFQLLHRVIAEYLGAKWLARCFQSGVSARRLFSLFGQGHGVPTSLRGLHAWLAHFDDTLAEV
- a CDS encoding recombinase family protein, yielding MAEKILRCAVYTRKSTEDGLDQEFNSLDAQYEACAAYALSQRHEGWALNPERYDDGGFSGGNMQRPGLSRLLADVAAGKVDIILLYKIDRLTRSLADFAKIVEVLDKAGASFVSITQSFNTTTSMGRLTLNMLLSFAQFEREVTGERIRDKIAASKRKGLWMGGTVPLGYDVENRRLIINPAEAELVRHIYRRYLELPSVDDLAGELNRNGHRTKVQIRASGPHRGGCEFRRGTLYHLLANPIYIGKIVHKGEAYPGEHAQVIEAPLWEAVQAKLKAQAQGTSRRIRAQQPSLLTGLLFDGEGRAMTPSHATKTGKRYRYYNTRPDLIDGRPAWRVAAGDVEKLVCTRLSDFLSESADLCSLVPGATAETIQRMLKRADLMAASLRSGSAHDRLEVIEKLIERVSLTSQSIEMSLSRARLLAALEVAHDHQVQAEPILLTLPIAKVRKGHQLRLVVPGPTSLAPEPARHDTRLLALLAEAAAARRLVLANPEKSLHALGAEHGRCRTRLGKLVRLSCLAPDIVTAIVEGRQPATLTAKRLSEIELPMDWKAQRALIGCR
- a CDS encoding DUF2924 domain-containing protein, yielding MSRLAKELAAIEAMPAPDLPAAWQAAGAGAVPSLPAGLLRRLLAQHLQEKRLGRLPAVVSRELERIAAGERAAPVIQRAPVLSQGTRLIREWNGRTISVEVLEEGFLYEGQTWRSLSEIARAVTGAHWSGPRFFGLRRNG